One Physeter macrocephalus isolate SW-GA chromosome 10, ASM283717v5, whole genome shotgun sequence DNA window includes the following coding sequences:
- the LOC102975753 gene encoding 60S ribosomal protein L21-like, translated as MTNTKGKRRGTCYMFSRPFRKHGVVPLATYMRIYEKGDTVDIKGMGTVQKGMPHKCYHGKTERVYSVTQHAVGILVNKQVKGKILAKRINVRIDHIKHSKSRDSFLKRVKENDQKKEAKEKGTWVQLKRQPAPPREAHFMRTNGKEPELSEPIPYEFMA; from the coding sequence ATGACCaacacaaagggaaagaggagggggaccTGCTACATGTTCTCTAGGCCTTTTAGAAAACATGGAGTTGTTCCTTTGGCCACATACATGCGAATCTACGAGAAAGGTGATACTGTAGATATCAAGGGAATGGGCACTGTTCAAAAAGGAATGCCGCACAAATGTTACCATGGCAAAACTGAGAGAGTCTACAGTGTTACCCAGCATGCTGTTGGCATCCTTGTAAACAAACAAGTTAAGGGCAAGATTCTTGCCAAGAGAATTAATGTGCGTATCGATCATATTAAGCACTCTAAGAGCCGAGATAGCTTCCTGAAACGGGTGaaggaaaatgatcagaaaaaggAAGCCAAAGAGAAAGGTACTTGGGTTCAGCTGAAGCGCCAGCCTGCTCCACCCAGAGAAGCACACTTCATGAGAACCAATGGAAAGGAGCCTGAACTGTCGGAGCCCATTCCCTATGAATTTATGGCATGA